In the genome of Lysobacter sp. 5GHs7-4, the window GAATGGATCTTCTTCATCAACGTGCCGATCGGCATCTTCGCCAGCCTGGTGGTCGGCAGCCAGCTGCGCGGCCGGCCGGAGAAGCTGGAAAAGCCGAAGATGGACTACATCGGCCTGATCACCCTGGTGATCGGCGTCGGCGCGCTGCAGATCCTGCTGGACCTGGGCAACGACGAGGATTGGTTCCGCTCCAACCTGATCGTGATCCTGGCGATCGTGTCGGCGATCGCGCTGGCGGTGTTCGTGATCTGGGAACTCACCGACAAGGATCCCATCGTCAATCTGCGCCTGTTCCGGCACCGCAATTTCGCCGCCGGCACCGCGGCCATGGTGATCGCCTACGCGGCCTTCTTCGCCGTCGGCATCCTGGTGCCGCTGTGGTTGCAGCGCAATCTGGGTTTCACCGCGATCTGGGCCGGTTTCGCGACCGCGCCGATCGGCATATTGCCGGTATTGCTGACACCGTTCGTGGGCAGGTACGCGCACAAGTTCGACCTGCGCTGGCTGGCCACGTTCGCCTTCATCGCGATGTCGCTGACCAGCTTCGCGCGCTCGGGCTTCAACCTGGACGTCGACTTCAACCACATCGCGATGGTGCAGCTGTTCCAGGGCTTCGGCGTGGCGCTGTTCTTCATGCCGGTGCTGCAGATCCTGCTGTCGGACCTGCAGCCGCACGAGATCGCGGCCGGCTCCGGCCTGGCGACGTTCATGCGCACGCTGGGCGGCAGCTTCGCCGCCTCGCTGACCACCTACGCCTGGACCGAGCGCGGCGCGGTGCACCACGCCCACCTGACCGAGAAGCTGTCGGCTTACGATCCCAACCTGATCGAGACCGCCACGCGCATGGGCGGCGGCAATCTGCAGACCGGCGCGGCGATGTTGGAACGGATGATCTCCAACCAGGCCGCGCAGATCGGCTTCAACGAGATCTTCCACCTGCTGGGACTGATCTTCCTGGGCGTGATCGTGTTCGTGTGGTTCGCCAAGCCGCCGTTCCAGGCCAAGGCCGGCGCGCCGGCGGGCGGCGGTCACTAAGCGCGACGCGGCGCGCATACGAACAGGGCCGGATTGTTCCGGCCCTGTTTTTTTAGGCTCAAGCCAGCGACGGCGCCGTGTGCGGGTCGCGCAACGGCTCGGCCGACGGCAGCGCCGCGCCCTTGCGCACGAAGCGGTGGCGGGCCTCGTGGTAGGCGGGATCGGGACCGAAGAAGTTGCGGTACATGTGGCTGAGTTCCTCGGCGGCGTAGCTCTCCAGCGGCTTGCGGCGCTCGTCGCTGGCGCGGCGGCGACGCTTCACGCCCATCGCCTTGCGCCAGGCGTCCGGCTCGATCAGGCCCTGGATCCGCGTCTCCACCTGCGCGCGGAACGCCGCGCCATCCGCGCCGAACGCGGCGTCGATCAGGCCGATGCGTTCGGCATGCTCGCTGGTCAACGGCTGCAGGCTGTCGGTGAGTTCCTGCGCACGCGCGACGCCGACACGGCGCGGCAGCAGATACGTCCAGTACTCCGAGCCGTACAAGCCGCCCATGCCCTTGTAGTGCGGATTCAGCACCAGTCCCTCGCGCGCCCAGACCTGGTCCGCGGCCAGCGCCAGCACCACGCCGCCGGCGCCGGCGTTGCCCTGCATCGCGGCGACCACGCGGTGGCTGTCGGTCAGCACGATCTCGCGCACCAGCGCGTTCATGGCCAGGATGTTGCGCCAGGATTCCAGCGCCGGATCGGCGGCGGCCTCGATCTGATTGAGGTGGATGCCGTTGCTCCACACGTCGCGGCCGCCCATCAAGACGATCGCGCGCGTGGGCCGCGCGCGCGCATGCAGGAACGCGGCGCGCAGCCGCTCGCACTGCCGCGTCGACATGGCGCCGTTGTAGAAGTCGAAATGCAGGTAGCCGACCGCGCCGTCCTCGCGGTAGTGGATGTCGCGCCAGGTGTCGCCACGATCGGGCGCGTCGATCGGCAGCGATCGCTCCGGCACGCGCGCCATGCGCCGCGGCCCCAGCACCTGCGCGGCCGGCAGCTTGACCCCGTCCTTGATGCGCAGATGGCCCAGCCACACGGCGCCGTCGCCGCTGGCCACGCAGACCGCGCCCTCGCGCTGCGCCAGCAGGTCGCCCGGCCGCCCGCGCAGTTGCGCTTCCGGCCACGCGTCGTAGAGCTGGCACGGCAGCCCGGCCAGGATCGCGCGCGCGCCGGGCGCGCTGTCGCCGCAGCGCACGCGGCGCAGGACGGTGGCGCTGGGCAGATCCCAGTCGACCGCGCGGTCGGCCGCGCGCATCGACGGACGCAGGCGCCCGCGCACGTCGGCGTCGCGGTAGTCCAGCGCGCGCGGCGTGTGCAGGCCCGAGGCGTAGCGTTCTACCGCCTGCAGCAAGGCGCGCATCGCGGCTTGCGCGACTTCGTGGCGATACAGTTCGCTCTTCCCGACCTCGCGCATGGGGAACGTGGCGCTGGCCCAGATATCGCCGGCGTCCATTTCCGCCGCCGCCTGCAGCACGGTCACGCCCCATTCGCGCTCGCCGTCGAGGATGGCCCAGTCCAGCGAGGACGCGCCGCGATCGCCGACGATGCCGGGATGCACGATCAGGCAGGTGGTGCGATTCCAGATCGCCTCGGGTATCGCCGATTTCAGCATCGGTGCCACGATCAGGTCGGGGCGCTCGCGCTGCGCCGCCTGCTGCATGGTTTCGGGGTCGCTGGCGACCTGGATGACGACGTCGTGGCCCAGCTCCGACAGCCGGCATGCGGCCAGCTGCGACAGTCCATTGCACGCCGTGCACAAGAGCAATATGCGCAGTGCCATCGAACAGTCCTTGTTCGTCCGTGTGACTTCACTGTCGGCCAAGGCCGACGGGCAAACTCGCTCCCTAGTCACAGTTCTTACGCGTTCTTCGCGGCGGACCGGTCAAACCTGGACGGCGGTCGGATACCGAGTCGCAGGCCTGCGTGGGAACGGGCGCGGATGCGGCGCGAGGCCGCGTTGGGTGCACGAACGGCAGGCCTCGGCCGCGGTGCCGACTAGCGGCTTGCCGACGAACGGCGTGCCGGATTCCGGCGGATGCGGACGGCGATCTTCGACTGGCCGACGCGGCGCGGACGAATGCGCGCCGCGTCGCCGCGCGCGGCGATCAGGCGCGGCGTGCGGCGCGTTCCGCGCTCTGCGCGTCCTGCCCCTGCTGCTGCGATTGCGCCTGGGCCGGTGCGCGCGCGGCTTCGATCTCGGCCGCGCGTTGGGTGCTCTCGCGCAACGGCGTGTCCATGCCGCGCGCGGTCTCGACGCTGGCGTTGAGGCGCGCCGGGTCGTCCAGCCGGCCCTGCACCGCGAACACACGGCTGGCGTCGCGGCTGAGTTCGACGTGGTGGATTTCCTGCATGCCGCTGCGCATCGCCGCCACCGCAAGCGAGCCGGCGAGCTGGTCGCTGCGCGGATCGGACGCGCGCGCGTGGCGCGCGTCCAGCGCATATACGCCTTCGGCCGCGCCGCGGTACAGCGGATACTGGCTATGGCGAGGGTCGTTGAGCAGCACGCCGTCGCCGTCGGGACTGGACCGCGCGCCGGTCGGCGTGGCGTTCGCGCCGCGCGCGCCCGGCTCGGGCTGCGGCGTCACCGGCGCGTCCTGGCCCGGCGGCGCGATCGTCGGCAGTCGCCTGAGCGCGGCCTGCTCCATCTCGCGGGTGCGGAAATCCAGGCTGGGCAGCACGGTGTCGACCATGCCGTGCCGCTGCACCGCCTCGCCGGCGGCCTGGCCGATGTTGTCGAACAGCACCTTGGTCTGGACGATATTGCCGATGCCACTGGGACGGGTCGGATCGAAGGTCACCGCCGCGCCGCCGATGCCGGCCACGGTCGCGCCGGTCAGGGCGAACCCCAGCGGCGCGTAGCTGGTGGTGCGGCGGATCTGGTAGCCGGTGGCGTCGAGGGTGGCGTCGATGGAATGGCCGGCGCCGTCGGCGGCGCGGCGCACGTTGGCGCCCAGGGCGTCGGCGGTCTGCTCGATCGCGCGCGCGCCCTGGTTGGCGCTGGCGCGGGTGTTATTGGCGGCCTGCTGCGAGCCGGCCAGCGCCGCGCGCGCTTCGCCGCGCTGCGTTTCGCAATACTGGGCGGTGGCGCGGTCGCGCTGGTCGGCGATGTCGTTGAGCATCGGCACCCAACGCCCGGCGCCGCGCAGGAAACTGTTGGTGGCGCTGTTGGTCCATTTGGCGCCTTCGCACTGGACCATGTCGACCGCGGCCGCGGCGCGGCCGGACACCAGTTGCACCTGGGCCACGGCTTCGCCGCCGGTGCGCACCTGCCAGCTGCCGATCTGGCCGACCGTGTGGGTGCCGGCCTGGGCCACGCGGCCGCTGGTCTGCAGGCCCACGCGGGCGCCATCGCCGGCCAGGTCCAGGCCGCGATCCACCACGCGGCCACCGCCGGCGACCACTTCGCCGGCCTGCCGGCCGACCTGGGCGCCGGCCAGCGACACCGTCGCCACGCGCAGCAAGGGGCCTGCGAATTCGCCCGCCTGCCCCAAGGACATCGCCTGCGGGCGGTCGATCAGGCTGCCCTGCGCATCGCGCGTCTTGGGCGTCAGCAAGGGCTGCACCTGGCCCGCCGCCAGCGGCATCTCGCGCAGGGCGCGGTTGCCCGACTGCGTGGCCAAGGCGTCGACCAGCCCGCGCGCATCGGCCTGCGCCTCGCGGCTGTACGGCAGGTGCTGCGCGAGTTGCTGGCCCAGCAGTTCCTTCGCGCCCGGCAGACGCATCAGGTCCGAGGCCTGATTGGCGACGCGACCGAGTTCGGCCCGGCGCAGACCGTTCATGCGGTCGATGCTGGTCTGCACGTCGGTCAGCACCTCGCCGGTGACCTGGTAGGCGACAACGTTCTGGTTGGGGTTGTGAACGGTCAGGCCGTTCTGATCCGCGTAGCGCTGCGCGGTGGCTTGGTGCAGGCCGGCGGCGTTGAAGGTGGTGGCGGGCACGCCGGTGATGGCCGAACCGGCCGAGGCCATGCCGCCGCCGAGGGAGTGGCCGACGATTTCGAAATTACTGCCCACTCCGGAGTTTCTGAACTCGACCGCAACCTCCATCGCCCGGTCGTAGTAGTTGCTTTGCAGCCCCAGGCCTTGCCTGCCGTTGTTCATCCAGTCTTCTGGCGCGGATTCGCGCGTCACCTGCCTGCCGCCCTCATCGAACACGACCGGGCCGTTGGAACCCTTGTAGCTGAGCACCGGCTTCACTTCGGGGCCGAACACCCGAGGGTCGGGCAAATAGATCTCGGCCCGGAACGCGGAATCGTCAGGTTGCAGCAACTGATCGATACGCGCGTTGTTCCAGGCCACGCCGGAGCCGCGCAGGAGTTCGGGATGTTCGCTGCCGCGTAACCAGCCCGGCGGCGGCTGTCCGACATGCTCGGCGGAACGGTAGACATCGGCGGCCAGACCGGCCATTTCACGGGCGTGGTATTGGCGTTGCAAGGCATCCGCCTGGGCCATCGACTCGCGGTCGCCGCCGGCGCGCATCGAGGCCAGCAGGGCCTGCTGTTCGCGCAGCTGAGCGATCTTCTCCTCGACCGTGCGCGGGGTTTGCGACGGGAGTTCCTGCTCGGGCGTGGACATGGCGGTTCTATCCCTGAACGGCGCTAAGCTGAGGCCGAAACTGCCACTTCGCCCCGCCCCTGTCAAACGTCGGCTTTGTTACATTCGGGCCGCCCCACGCCAAGGACGACCGCCGCCATGACGCTGCCGCTACCGCCCTCGCCGCTACGTCGCTGGTGGCTCGCCGGCCTGATGTTGTGCGCGCTGACCGCGTGCTGGGCGATGCCGCCCGCCGGTGGCGATCGGCTGCCCTGGGATCCGGGCGATTACTTCGAGGGTCCGGCGCTGCAATTGGCGCTGGCCAGCGATCGTCGCAAGGCAGAACAGATCCGCTGGATGATCCACGACCAGGGCATCAATCCGGATCGGCTGTTCGACAAGGGCGACATGCCGTTGGTGGCCTGGCCGGTGTTCAACGAGAACCCCGAAGGCCTGCGTCTGCTGCTGGAGAACGGCGCCGACCCGAACGCGCGCAAATACGACCCGCAACGCAAACGGGGACAGTATCGCAACAATGCGATGGTGCTGGCGGCGCGCACCGAGAATCCGATTTATCTCAAACTGCTGTTGGACCACGGCGGCGACCCGAACGCGCTCAGCTCCAATGAAGAGTCGCTGATGCACGTGGCCTATCTGGCCGGCCGCTGGCAGAACATACAACTGCTTTTGCAGCGCGGCGCACGCATCAACGAGCCCTTGTTCGCCAAATCGGAGAGCTACGAGGGCCACGACACCGTACTCAATTGGTACGCGCGCCTGGGCAATTTCGACAAAGCCTATTGGTTGCTGCAGCACGGCGCCGATCCGGGCAGGAGCATGTGGGTGCCGCCGGATACCAAGGACGGCGCCAAGCTGGCGTTGCGGAAGCCGATTTTGGAAAGCATCTTCTGGCTGCCGGTGAAACCTCACATGGTCGAATGGCAGCGTAAGTGCCAGATGTTCGCGCTAGCCCGCGGCCTCAGCCCGCCGCCGATGCCCGACGCCATCAAATTCAGCCGCAAGGGCCTGGGCCTGCCGACCGAGGAAAAGGACATACCGTTGCCGAGCGTGGAAGAAGCCAAGCGCGCGCAGGCCGCCGAGCCCAAGCCGGTGACGATGCCGGAACCCGCGCCCGAGCCGACGGTTGCCCCGTCGCCCGCGCCGGCCGGATAACGCCAGCCCGACGGAGCGCTCCGCGGTACGACGCCTGCAGCACGTCGGCCATCCGGCGCGCTCGCCGCGGCGCGCCATCGCCCGCCCTCAGTCCGCCGACGCCTCCAGCGCATCGGCCAGCCGTTCCACGCCGATCACCGTCATCTCCCCCACCCGCCCGCTCTTGGGCGCGTTGGCCTTGGGCACGATCGCGCGCTTGAAGCCGTGGGTCGAGGCTTCCTTCAGGCGCTCCTCGCCGTTGGGCACCGGGCGGATCTCGCCGGACAGGCCGACCTCGCCGAAGGCCACGGTCTGATCGGCCAGCGGCCGGTCGCGCAGCGAGGACAGCACCGCCAGCAGCACCGGCAGGTCGGCCGCGGTCTCCTGCACTCGGATGCCGCCGACCACGTTCACGAATACGTCCTGATCGCCCACCCCGACCCCGCCGTGGCGGTGCAGCACCGCCAACAGCATGGCCAGGCGGTTGCCCTCCATGCCCACCGCGACCCGGCGCGGATTGGACAGCGGCGAGGAATCCACCAGCGCCTGCACCTCGACCAGCAGCGGCCGGGTGCCTTCGCGGGTCACCATCACGCAACTGCCCGGCTGCGGGCTGCGGCTGCCGGACAGGAAAATCGCCGACGGGTTGGGCACCTCACGCAGGCCTTTGTCGCCCATCGCGAACACGCCGAGCTCGTTGACCGCGCCGAAGCGGTTCTTGAACGCGCGCAGCACTCGGAAACGGCTGCCGCTCTCGCCTTCGAAGTACAGCACCGCGTCGACCATGTGCTCGAGCACGCGCGGACCGGCGATGCCGCCTTCCTTGGTCACATGGCCGACCAGGAACACCGAGGTGCCGGTTTCCTTGGCGTAGCGCACCAGCCGCGCGGCGCTCTCGCGCACCTGGCTGACCGAGCCCGGTGCGGCGCTGAGCTGTTCGGTCCACAAGGTCTGCACCGAATCGGCCACGATCAGCGCCGGCTTCATGCGCACGGCGTGTTCGAGGATGCGCTCCACGCCGGTCTCGGCCAGCGCGTGCACACCGTTCAGCGGCAGCCCCAGACGCGCGCCGCGGCCGGCGACCTGGGCCAGCGATTCCTCGCCGGTCACGTACAGGCCCGGCAGGCTCTGGGCCATGCGCACGATCGCCTGCAGCAGCAGGGTCGATTTGCCGATGCCCGGATCGCCGCCGACCAGCACCACCGCGCCGTGCACCAGGCCGCCGCCGAGCACGCGGTCGAACTCGCCGATGCCGGTGCTGACGCGCGATTCCTCGCCGTGCTGCACGTCCTTGAGCGCGGTCACCGCCGGCGCGTCGGCGCGCCCGGCCCAACTGCTGCGGCGCGTGGCCGCGACGCCGCCGCCCTTAGCCGCGGGCTCGACCACGAACTCGCTAAGGGTGTTCCAGGCCCCGCACTCGCCGCACTGGCCCTGCCACTTGGTGTGGTCGGCGCCGCATTCGGAACAGACGTAGGCGGTGCGTGCCTTGGCGGCGGGCTTACTGGCGGGCTTGGACATGGCGACGAAGTGCGGAAACCGGCTAGCACTGTACCGGGATGGCGTCGCAACGCGCGAGACGGCAAGCGCCCGAACGCGCGTAGCCGGAGGCCGAGGGCGCGAGTAGGAGTTTCCCGACCCGGCGCTATCGCAACAAAGAACGCCCGACGCCAGCGATACCTAGGCCACGCCGAAACTCAGGCCGCCAGCGGCCGGTGATGCTCCGGGTACAGCGCCGGCAGCCAGCGCTGCGGCGTCGCCAGCAGGCCGGACACGTCGGCGCGCGCGACGATGCCGTAGCCGCGCGCGTCGATATCGGCGGCGATGCTGCGCCAGTCCAGGCGCGGCGCGGCCATCGCGCTTTCGACGGTCCAGCCGAAGCGCAGCGCGCCCAGGGCGAACATCTCGTCCAGCGGCAGGGGCCGCCCCGCGGGTGCGACCACATAGCCTTCTTCGTCGCCCACCACGAACACGTCCACACGCATCGAATCACTCCTTGCACAAACCTACGCCCGAGCGGTCCCACCGCTCGACGGCGCGCCATGGTGGCGATCGCGAAAGAAAAATTTCGTGAAAGAAAGATGGCCGATTGGTGAATCCTGCGGCCTGCGGCGCGATGGATCGCAGAACGATCCGTTCTCGCGCCATGCGCAGGCGTCGGCGCGACTCAGGCGGCTTCGAGACGGCTGAGCAGGCGCCGCAACACCAGCGCAAGCGTCCGCCGCGAGGATTCCATCGCGGCCAGGTAGTCGCCGGGACGCTCCTGCCCCATCGCGTGCTTGGCGGCGTTGACGGTGTCCAGCACCAGCACCACGCCGTCGGCGCCGACCATGTCGCTGAGCGAGCGCCGGTGCGCATCGAGACGGCGTTCGAGTTCGTAGTCCAGCCCGCGCCCGGCACGCGCGCTCACGCGGGCGAGCGTCGCATCCAGGCGCTGGACTTCGTCTTCGATCTGCGCGGACGTGTAATGCATGGACGGCGGTTCCTGTGAGGGCACGTCGGCGACGGCGGGCAACGAGGCTAGGCAGCGCGCGTCTCACCGGATGACACTGCAACGGCGGCGGGCACTTAGCGCTGGCAAATCTGACCGGCGCGGCCCACGCGGGTTCCGCGACCGTGCACGGTTCGATTCAGGCCTAGCTCACGTTGCGAACGTGGCGCGCGCGCGCAAGCGGACACGGCCGCACCGCCGTTGCCAGGCGGTGGCGCGTCGTCGTGCAAGCGTGTATGGCCAGGCGATCGCGCGACCGCCCGGCCCTGCGGCGCGATGCGCCGCTCAGCCCATCGCCTTGCGATGCTCGGGCTGTTCGGCGGTCTGCGCGGCCGCCAATTGAACCTGCGCCTGCGCGGGTACGGGCGCCTGCACCGCGACCGTGGCGGCGTCCTGTTCGCGCACGCCGCGCGCCTGGTTCTCGCTGACCATGGCGTAGTTCGGCCCGGTCGGCCCCTTGCTGCCGTCGAACACGAACATGTTGCGATCCGGCTGGCCGCTGGCGTCGACGATGGCGTTGCCGGGCTGGATGCCGGTCACGCCCTCGAACCCCTTCAACTTCGCGCCGGCATACAGATTGGCCGCGAGCTGTTCGTCGGCCATGCCGTGCGTGCGCATCGCCGCGACGACCTGCTGGTACATCGGGTCTTCGCGCATGCGCGCGACGTTGGGGTCGAGTGCGGCCAGCGCGGCGCGCGCCTCGCCGGGCGCCGCGTCGGGCGTCAGGCTGGCCTGGCGGCTGTCGGTGGACACCGCGCCCGGCGTCGGCAGCTTGGGGCCGATCACGTCGTCCGGCGACAGGCCGTGCTGGCCCACGCGCACGCGATCGCTCCACTCCATGCTGCCGCTGCTGTTCATCACCACCAGCTTGCCCTGATCCAGTTGCTGGCCGATCAGGTTGGCCAGTTGCTCGGGCGTGGCGTTGCGGTTGGCGGCGCCGATCTGGTTGCCGATGGAATTGTTGTACAGGTCCATCGCCTCGCGATTGGCCCAGTTGCCGGGCAGGCCTTCGTGCGCGGTGGTGAAGGCCTTGCCCCACTCCGGCCCGTATTCCTGCGCGAGCCGCGCGCTCCAGTAGGCATGGCGGAACGCGTCGCGGTGGCCGTCGTTGCCCTGCCACTCGCGCGCGCGGTCGGCGGGAACGCCGGCCGGCACCGCGTTGTCGGGGAAACGCCGCTCGCCTTCGGCGAAGGCCTCGCGCGCGATGTCGCGGAAACCGCTCAAGCCGACCAGGCCGCGATCGCGGGTGAGCCGGTCGAGCAGCTCGCCCTCGGTCTTGGTCATCTGCCGGCCGTCGGTGAACGGTATATCGATCGCGCCGAACGCGCGCGGACGATAGGTGATCACTTCATCGTCGGCGACCTGATAGTTGGTCCGAATGTCGTTGAGGTTGGGGCGTGGGTCCGACATCGCGCTCTCCTTTTCGCTTGCGTTCGTACGCCGCCGCGCGCCGCGCGGCCGGGAACCTTACCGGCGCGCCCAGCGGCGCGATGCCACGCGCCCGTCCTGGTAGCGGACCTCGTAATACTCTTCGTCGATGCCGGCATCGGAGACGCCGAGTTCGTAGATGTCGACGTGGGTCGCGCCGTCGCTGGAGTCCGGCTCGCCGAGCACGCCGATCACTTCCTCGCGCGTCATGCCGTCGGCGATCGCCTTGGTCAGCGCCGGCACCATCGCGCCGCGTTGGTTGTCCAGCGGCTTGGCGCCGCGTTGCGATTTCCAGGCAGCCGAATCGAAGTTCGCGTTCTCGTGCATGGCGCAGGCCGTCAAGAGGAAGGGAATGAGCAGGACGCCGATCCGCGCGCGCGGCGCGCATCGGGATAGGAACGCCAAGGTGATCGCTGGCTTGCGCATGAACCGTCCCTGGAGTGAAGGCGTCCGGACGGCCATGAGCCTAGCACGGCCGGTCGCGGCCGTGCCGGCACGCTGTCATACGCATGTTCGGCGCGATGTCGGCGCCCATCCTGGGTTGCGTTCGCGCCGACGCATCGTCCGCCGCGTGTGGGCTGGCGGCTCGAATCGGTGAAGTCCGTGAAGAGGGCCGCGACACTGCGCCCGGCGGGTCGTACGCGCGCCGCCTCGCGACGCGTCGGCACGCACTGCGGACGCAAACGCCGTCGGCCGCCTTGGCCGTTGGGCCGGCGCGTCCCTGCGGCCGGTCTGTGGGGCGAGTCGCCTGGGCTCAGGCGCTGAGCATGCGGATCGCGCTTTCGGTGTAACGGTCGAGGATGCGCGGCGTGCGGATCACCTTCACCAGCACCAGGATGCCTTGATAGCTGGTGGTCAGATGCTGCGCGAGCGCGCGCGGATCCTTGCCGCGCGGGATGCGCCCGGCGCTTTGCCCGCGACGGATCAAACGCAGGAACGCCGCCTCGAACTTGCGGATCCCGCGCGCGACCTTGCGGTGGATCTCTTCGTCGCTGGGACCGACTTCGATGGCGGTGTTGGTGAGCAGGCAGCCGCGGTGCTCGCCCATCGCCACGTCATAGGTCGAGGTGAACAAGGAGCGCACCGCCGCGGCCGGATCGTCGCCGCTCAGATGCGCGGCGATGCGGCGATCGACCACGTCCGCCAGGTAGTAGTCCATCGCGCTCAGGAACAAGTCCTGCTTGTTGCCGAACGCGTTGTACAAGCTGCCCGGCAACAGGCCGGTCGCCGCCTCGATGTCCTTCATCGAGGTGCTGGCGTAACCGCGCCGGCGGAACAGCTGACTGACCTCCCGCCGGGCGACGTCGACATCGAAACTTTTTCCTCTTGTCATGGCCCTGTATTCCTCCGCTGATTAGCTGTACTTGCATTTTGTATGAACGCTCAAATAAGATCGGTCCCATGGAGATTGTTTGAGCATACGCTCAAGTACGCAAGCGCCGGAGCCAGGGGACGCGCCAGGACGCGTGGAGTATCCGGAGTTCTAACCTAAGGAAGGGCATCAACATGGCAAGGCAAAAGCGCGCGCCGGCATCCGCCGGCCGTACGAGTGTGGGCAATGTTCCGGCGATCGCCGTCGTCGGCCTGGGTTGCCGGTATCCCGGCGCCGAATCCCCTACCCAGCTGTGGCAGAACATCCTGGCCCGCAGGCAGCAATTCCGGCCGATGCCGGACGTGCGCCTGCCGATGGCCGACTATCAGCACGACGATCCGCGCCACCCCGACACCACCTACGGCCGCCTGGCCGCGGTGATCGACGGTTATGAGTTCGACTGGGCCGGCCGCCGCATTCCCAAGGGCACCGCCGACGCCACCGACCTGGCGCATTGGCTGGCGCTGGACACCGCGCTGCAGATGCTGGAAGACGCCGGCTACGACGCCGCGCGCCTGCCGCGCGAAGGCACCCAGGTCATCGTCGGCAACACCCTCACCGGCGAGTTCACCCGCTCCAACACGCTGCGCGGACGCTGGCCGTTCGTGCGCAAGACCCTGCGCGCGGCCGCGCCCGCCGCGGGCATGCCGGCCGACATGCTGGAGCTGCTGGAACGGCAGATGGAATCGGTGTTCAAGTCGCCGTTCGCGCCGGTCACCGAGGACACCCTGGCCGGCGGCCTGGCCAACACCATCGCCGGACGCATCAGCAACTACCTCAACGTCAACGGCGGCGGCTACACCGTCGACGGCGCGTGCTGCGCCTCGCTGATCGCGGTGTATACCGGCGCGGCCAGCCTTGCCGCCGGCCAGAGCGATTTCGTGATCGCCGGCGGCGTCGACATCAGCCTGGACCCGTTCGAGCTGGTCGGCTTCGCCAAGACCGGCGCGCTCACGCCGACCGCGATGCGCGTGTACGACGCGCGCGGCAACGGCTTCATTCCCGGCGAAGGCTGCGGATTCGTCGGCCTCAAGCGCCTGGCCGACGCCGAACGCGACGGCGACAAGATCTACGCCGTGCTCGACGGCTGGGGCATGTCCTCCGACGGCCGCGGCGGCATCACCGCCCCCAGCGTCGACGGCCAGCACCTGTCGCTGGCGCGCGCGTACCGGCAGGCCGACACCGATCCGGGCGCGCTGGATTTCATCGAAGGTCACGGCACCGGCACCAGCCTGGGCGACAAGACCGAGTTGCTGGCGATCGCCAAGACCTTGGGCGGCGGCAGCGGCGGCGATCGCCACTGCGGCGTCACCTCGTTCAAGTCCATCGTCGGCCATACCAAGGCCGCGGCCGGTATCGGCGCCTTCATCAAGGGCGTGATGGCGGTGAACCAGCGCGTGCTGCCGCCGACCGCCGGCTGCGAGCAACCGCATCCGGTCTTCGCCGGCGAGGGCCGCACGATGTA includes:
- the radA gene encoding DNA repair protein RadA translates to MSKPASKPAAKARTAYVCSECGADHTKWQGQCGECGAWNTLSEFVVEPAAKGGGVAATRRSSWAGRADAPAVTALKDVQHGEESRVSTGIGEFDRVLGGGLVHGAVVLVGGDPGIGKSTLLLQAIVRMAQSLPGLYVTGEESLAQVAGRGARLGLPLNGVHALAETGVERILEHAVRMKPALIVADSVQTLWTEQLSAAPGSVSQVRESAARLVRYAKETGTSVFLVGHVTKEGGIAGPRVLEHMVDAVLYFEGESGSRFRVLRAFKNRFGAVNELGVFAMGDKGLREVPNPSAIFLSGSRSPQPGSCVMVTREGTRPLLVEVQALVDSSPLSNPRRVAVGMEGNRLAMLLAVLHRHGGVGVGDQDVFVNVVGGIRVQETAADLPVLLAVLSSLRDRPLADQTVAFGEVGLSGEIRPVPNGEERLKEASTHGFKRAIVPKANAPKSGRVGEMTVIGVERLADALEASAD
- a CDS encoding TetR/AcrR family transcriptional regulator; the encoded protein is MTRGKSFDVDVARREVSQLFRRRGYASTSMKDIEAATGLLPGSLYNAFGNKQDLFLSAMDYYLADVVDRRIAAHLSGDDPAAAVRSLFTSTYDVAMGEHRGCLLTNTAIEVGPSDEEIHRKVARGIRKFEAAFLRLIRRGQSAGRIPRGKDPRALAQHLTTSYQGILVLVKVIRTPRILDRYTESAIRMLSA